A window from Brachionichthys hirsutus isolate HB-005 chromosome 4, CSIRO-AGI_Bhir_v1, whole genome shotgun sequence encodes these proteins:
- the LOC137918250 gene encoding AP-3 complex subunit sigma-1, translating into MIKAILIFNNHGKPRLSKFYEHYTEDTEQQIIRETFHLVSKRDENVCNFLEGGLLIGGSDYKLIYRHYATLYFVFCVDSSESELGILDLIQVFVETLDKCFENVCELDLIFHVDKVHNILAEMVMGGMVLETNMNEIITQVDAQNKMEKSEAGIAGAPARAVSAVKNMNLPEMPRNINIGDISIKVPNLPSFK; encoded by the exons ATGATAAAAGCCATTTTAATATTCAATAACCACGGGAAACCGAGGCTTTCTAAATTCTACGAGCATTAT ACAGAAGATACAGAGCAACAGATCATCAGGGAAACCTTCCACTTGGTCTCAAAAAGAGACGAGAACGTCTGCAATTTCTTAGAAGGTGGACT GTTGATCGGAGGATCAGACTACAAGCTGATCTACAGACACTATGCTACGCTgtactttgtgttttgtgtggacTCCTCAGAGAGTGAACTAGGAATTTTAGATTTAATTCAG GTATTTGTGGAAACGCTCGACAAATGCTTTGAGAACGTCTGTGAGCTCGACTTGATTTTCCATGTAGACAAG GTCCACAACATTCTGGCAGAGATGGTTATGGGTGGGATGGTCCTGGAGACCAATATGAATGAAATCATCACACAGGTGGATGCCCAGAACAAGATGGAGAAGTCTGAG gccGGTATTGCAGGTGCGCCTGCTCGTGCGGTATCGGCTGTAAAGAACATGAATCTCCCGGAAATGCCCAGAAACATCAACATTGGTGACATCAGCATAAAAGTGCCAAATTTACCCTCCTTCAAATAG